CTTGCAGTCGAGGATGCGGAGCGGATTCACGTGGAGCCTTCTCTGGCAGTCCGGGCAAAGCTCGTTTCTCCGGGGCATGAAGTATTCAACCAGCTTTTGTTTGTATGAAGGCCGGCAGTTTTCATCGCCAAGCGAGCTAATTTCAAGCCTAAGGAAATCGCTTATGCCGATGGATTCGAAGAACCGCCAGAGCATGGTTATTATCTCAGCGTCGGCAATAGGTTCTTTCGAGCCGAAAAGCTCGGCCCCAACCTGATAGAATCCTCTATATCGTCCCTTCTGCGGACGCTCATGCCTAAACATCATGCCGGTATAGTAAAGCTTGGTGATGGGGGATTGGGCATACATGGAATGTTCTATGAAGGCCCTTACCACTCCGGCCGTGCCTTCGGGACGAAGCGTGATCGAAGAGCCATCGCGGTCCTTAAACGTGTACATCTCCTTCTCCACTATGTCGCTCGTGGTTCCCAGGCTTCTGGCGAAGATTTCGGTGAATTCCACTACCGGCGTTCTTATCTCCGAAAAGCCGTATAGCTCGAATATGGTCCTGGCTCTTTCCTCGACATGGTGCCACCTTTTGACCTTATCTGGAAGAACATCATTAAAACCCCGGATTGAGTGTGTTTTCATCGCTCGTTTAAATTTGTTCTGGTAACTTAGAAAGGTTAAATTATACTTTACAATTTGGTTATCTGTAAATTTAATTCGGTTCGGCTAGAGGTTATATGTCAGTTTTACACGTTCTCTGGAGACACAGAATTTATTGGTGTTCTGAAGAGGTGAAAGGTATTGAAAGTGGTCTATGTAGGTAGCCCTCCGCTCTTTACCAGGGGTGCGAGTGCTATCCACGTGATGAAGATGTGCCAAGCGATGTCCAGGCTGGGCGTTGAAGTGGAGTTGGTGATTCCTTCTTTTAATAGTAATCAGAACCCCTTTGAGTACTACAACGTCGAACCAAATTTCAGGCTGACTACCCTTCCTTCCTTCAAATATAATACTACGGCCAGACACATCGCCCACGGGGCGGTGAGTGCCGTATACACCAGGTTTAAGAGAAAGGAGCTCGACCTGGTTATCACCAGGAACATGTTTTACGCCTATCTTGCCGCCAATTCTTTTAATATCCCTACCATTTATGACGCTCATCATCCGCCTGTGGACAGAGTCGCTCACCTCGTTTTTAAATCCTTCAAGGACTCGGATAATCTGCTCCGATTTTCAACTAACTCCCAGGGGTTGGGAGATATTTATCTTTCTTTAGGGCTTAAGCAAGAAAAGCTGGTGGTTGCGCACAACGGCGTGGATTTAGAAGAATTCGAGCCTATCTTGTCAAAGGAGGAGGCAAGAAAACAAGTAGGACTTCCGATCGAGAAGAAGATCGTATGCTACTGCGGAAATACATACAGCGGTAGAGGGATTGAGCTTCTGATAGAAGCATCAGTAAAGCTTAAAGATGTGCTTTTTCTCGTAGTGGGAGGTCTTGAAAGCGATAACGATCGATATAGAAGCATTGCTCAAAGCAAGAGGGCGGAGAACTTCTCATTGGTTGGTTTTGTCCCACACAAGAGTGTCAATTTATACCTTTCATCTGCCGACGTGCTGGTTATGCCTTACACATCCATTATGACCATCAGGGATGGGACTACTGCGATGCAGTTTACCTCACCCATAAAGCTATTTGAATACATGGCCTCGTGTCGTCCAATAGTGGCTACAGCGCTTCCTTCCGTAAAAGAGATACTGGTTGACGGAAGTAATGGCCTTCTCGCAGAGCCTGATAGCCTGGATTCACTGGTGGATTCTATTAAAAGGGTATTGGAGAACACAGTTCTTGCCGAAAAGCTGGCCATGCGGGCCCGGTTCGATGTAAAAAAGTACACCTGGGAAGAAAGGGTCAAAAAAATACTAAACGGTTTATATGGTCTTTAAATCATTTCACT
The sequence above is drawn from the Thermodesulfobacteriota bacterium genome and encodes:
- the hisS gene encoding histidine--tRNA ligase — encoded protein: MKTHSIRGFNDVLPDKVKRWHHVEERARTIFELYGFSEIRTPVVEFTEIFARSLGTTSDIVEKEMYTFKDRDGSSITLRPEGTAGVVRAFIEHSMYAQSPITKLYYTGMMFRHERPQKGRYRGFYQVGAELFGSKEPIADAEIITMLWRFFESIGISDFLRLEISSLGDENCRPSYKQKLVEYFMPRRNELCPDCQRRLHVNPLRILDCKNENCKEISQHAPVMLDNLCSECREHFESVRETLSIIGTPYVLNPRIVRGLDYYTRTVFEVTTDELGAQNAVGAGGRYDRLVEELEGPSTPAIGFAVGMERIILLHEKKFPEGFRKEADVFIAYLGNQAKKESSILAYELRKNGVFTEMDYEDKSLKSQLKRADKLGVKYAIIIGEEELRRGKVKVRDMRKSTEEETSLEDVKKLAIKFRI
- a CDS encoding glycosyltransferase family 4 protein — protein: MVYVGSPPLFTRGASAIHVMKMCQAMSRLGVEVELVIPSFNSNQNPFEYYNVEPNFRLTTLPSFKYNTTARHIAHGAVSAVYTRFKRKELDLVITRNMFYAYLAANSFNIPTIYDAHHPPVDRVAHLVFKSFKDSDNLLRFSTNSQGLGDIYLSLGLKQEKLVVAHNGVDLEEFEPILSKEEARKQVGLPIEKKIVCYCGNTYSGRGIELLIEASVKLKDVLFLVVGGLESDNDRYRSIAQSKRAENFSLVGFVPHKSVNLYLSSADVLVMPYTSIMTIRDGTTAMQFTSPIKLFEYMASCRPIVATALPSVKEILVDGSNGLLAEPDSLDSLVDSIKRVLENTVLAEKLAMRARFDVKKYTWEERVKKILNGLYGL